In Haloarcula hispanica ATCC 33960, one DNA window encodes the following:
- a CDS encoding fructosamine kinase family protein — MDEETGAEQMTATVRQRVSSVLDADAQSATALDGGEVGSVYRVTFRDRPDVAVKVDDSPLGIEAAMLQYLDRDTPLPVPDVLHVEPELLVLSFVRGDGRFGERAERDLARHVASLHDVSADAFGFPFDTLSGPFSQSNPWTESWIDFFRERRLLPFARTARDAGALPATEFDRVQRLAETLDTRLVEPATPSLLHGDIHPGNVVVADGTVRAVLDPAIYFGHAEVDLAYVDRLDSIGAAFYDEYRRHRNISERYFDERRDVYIAFHALENVRFFGDDGLPRLDSALDRLGV, encoded by the coding sequence ATGGACGAGGAGACGGGCGCGGAACAGATGACGGCGACAGTGCGACAACGGGTTTCGAGCGTACTGGACGCCGACGCTCAAAGCGCGACGGCACTCGACGGCGGGGAAGTCGGGTCGGTCTACCGTGTGACGTTTCGCGACCGTCCTGACGTGGCGGTGAAAGTCGACGACTCGCCGCTCGGAATCGAGGCGGCAATGCTTCAGTACCTCGACCGTGACACGCCGCTCCCCGTTCCGGACGTCCTCCACGTCGAACCGGAACTGCTCGTGCTGTCGTTCGTCCGCGGAGACGGCCGATTCGGTGAACGGGCCGAACGCGACCTCGCGCGCCACGTCGCGTCTCTCCACGACGTCTCGGCTGACGCGTTCGGCTTTCCGTTCGATACCCTTTCGGGGCCGTTCAGCCAGTCGAACCCGTGGACCGAGTCGTGGATCGACTTCTTCCGCGAGCGACGGCTTCTCCCGTTCGCAAGGACTGCGCGGGACGCTGGGGCTCTGCCAGCCACCGAGTTCGACCGGGTGCAGCGACTGGCGGAAACGCTCGATACTCGTCTCGTCGAGCCGGCCACGCCGTCGCTGCTGCACGGCGACATCCACCCCGGAAACGTTGTCGTGGCTGACGGAACCGTTCGGGCCGTCCTCGATCCAGCGATATATTTCGGCCACGCTGAAGTAGACCTGGCGTACGTCGACCGACTGGACTCGATCGGCGCTGCGTTCTACGATGAGTACCGCCGCCACCGCAATATCTCCGAGCGGTACTTCGACGAACGGCGCGACGTGTATATCGCCTTCCACGCCCTGGAGAACGTCCGGTTTTTCGGCGACGACGGACTCCCGAGGCTCGACAGCGCGTTAGACCGCCTCGGGGTGTAA
- a CDS encoding sugar porter family MFS transporter has product MSTATIRNVLSGDGDRFVYVVSALAALNGLLFGFDTGIISGAFLFIQDSFVMSPLVEGIIVSGAMAGAAAGAAVGGQLADRLGRRRLILIAAIVFFVGSFTMAVAPNVPVLVAGRLIDGVAIGFASIVGPLYISEIAPPRIRGGLTSLNQLMVTTGILLSYFVNYAFADAGAWRWMLGAGMVPAVVLAIGILKMPESPRWLFEHGRKDEARAVLKRTRSGSVEEELGDIEETVETQSETGVRDLLAPWLRPALVVGLGLAVFQQITGINAVIYYAPTILESTGLGNVASILATVGIGTINVVMTIVAILLVDRVGRRRLLLVGVGGMVATLAVLGTVFYLPGLGGGLGVIATISLMLFVSFFAIGLGPVFWLLISEIYPLSVRGSAMGVVTVANWGANLLVSLTFPVLTDGVGTSATFWLFGLCSLVGLVFVYRYVPETKGRTLEAIEDDLRQNISLAD; this is encoded by the coding sequence ATGTCCACAGCCACCATACGGAACGTCCTCAGCGGTGACGGCGACCGGTTCGTCTACGTCGTCTCCGCGTTAGCCGCGCTGAACGGACTGTTGTTCGGGTTCGACACCGGGATCATCTCGGGCGCGTTCCTGTTCATTCAGGACTCGTTCGTCATGTCGCCGCTCGTCGAGGGAATCATCGTCAGTGGTGCGATGGCCGGGGCCGCGGCCGGTGCGGCCGTCGGCGGCCAGTTAGCCGACCGCCTCGGTCGCCGCCGCCTCATCCTCATCGCGGCCATCGTGTTCTTCGTCGGGTCGTTCACGATGGCTGTCGCGCCGAACGTCCCCGTCCTCGTCGCCGGTCGGCTTATAGACGGCGTCGCTATCGGTTTCGCGTCGATTGTCGGCCCGCTGTACATCTCCGAAATCGCGCCGCCCAGGATTCGCGGCGGGCTCACCTCCCTCAATCAGCTCATGGTGACCACCGGAATCCTGCTCTCGTATTTCGTCAACTACGCGTTCGCCGACGCGGGCGCGTGGCGCTGGATGCTCGGTGCCGGGATGGTCCCAGCCGTCGTCCTCGCTATCGGCATTCTGAAGATGCCCGAAAGCCCACGCTGGCTCTTCGAGCACGGACGGAAAGACGAGGCGAGAGCCGTCCTCAAGCGGACGCGGTCCGGCAGCGTCGAGGAAGAACTCGGTGATATCGAGGAGACCGTCGAGACACAGTCCGAAACCGGCGTCCGGGACCTGCTGGCTCCGTGGCTCCGCCCAGCGCTCGTGGTCGGGCTCGGACTCGCCGTGTTCCAGCAGATCACCGGCATCAACGCGGTCATTTACTACGCCCCGACGATTCTCGAATCCACCGGGCTGGGAAACGTGGCCTCAATCCTTGCGACAGTCGGTATCGGAACGATCAACGTGGTGATGACCATCGTGGCGATCCTGCTCGTCGACCGTGTCGGTCGTCGCCGACTGCTCCTCGTCGGTGTCGGCGGGATGGTCGCGACGCTGGCCGTCCTCGGTACTGTGTTCTACCTTCCCGGTCTCGGCGGGGGCCTCGGCGTCATCGCCACGATCAGTCTGATGCTGTTCGTGTCTTTCTTCGCAATCGGTCTCGGCCCGGTCTTCTGGCTCCTGATCTCTGAGATATACCCGCTTTCCGTTCGCGGGTCGGCGATGGGTGTCGTCACCGTCGCCAACTGGGGTGCGAATCTCCTCGTGTCGCTGACCTTCCCCGTCCTGACTGACGGCGTCGGAACCTCTGCGACGTTCTGGCTGTTCGGCCTCTGCAGCCTCGTAGGGTTGGTGTTCGTTTACCGCTACGTCCCCGAAACCAAGGGCCGGACGCTGGAGGCAATCGAAGACGACCTCCGGCAGAACATCTCGCTGGCTGACTGA